The DNA segment CGACCAGCGTCAGCACGTCGTACGTCGCGACCGGGGCGCCGCCCTGGTTCGTCACGACCGCGTCCCAGCGCACCTCGCCGTAGTCGGCGGTGGCGCGGGGCGAGATGTCCTTGACGGTCAGCGTGACCGCGATCGTGTCACCGGCCTTGACCGGCGTGAGAAAGCGCAGGTTGTCGACCCCGTAGTTGGCCAGCACCGGCCCGGGCGACGGCTCGACGAACAGCCCGGCGGCCAGCGACACGACGAGATAGCCGTGCGCGACGATGCCGCCGAACAGCGGGTTCTTCGCCGCGGCCGCGGCGTCCGTATGGGCATAGAACGTGTCACCGGTGAACTCGGCGAAGTGGTCGATGTCTTCGCGGGAGACGGTCCGCGCAGCGGACCGGATCGTGTCGCCGACGCGCAGGTCGGCGAGGCTCTTGCGGAACGGGTGAACGGCGTCGACGCGCTGCGCGGCGCCGGTGGTCCAACGGCCGGTGATCGCGGTGAGCAGGTCGGGGGACGCCTGGACCGCGGTGCGCTGCAGGTGGTGCACGACCGCGCGGACGCCGCCGAGTTCCTCACCTCCCCCGGCCCGACCGGGGCCACCGTGGACGAGCACCGGCAGCGGGGAGCCGTGGCCGGTGGACTCCTTGGCGTCGTCGCGGTCGAGGACCAGCACCCGGCCGTGCCAGGGCGCGAGGCCGAGGACGACCTCGCGGGCGACGCGCGGATCGTGGGTGACGACGCTGGCGGCGAGGCTGCCCCGGCCCCGGGCGGCGAGCGCGACGGCCTCGGCCGTGCCGTCGTAGGTGAGGACGGTGCTGACCGGGCCGAACGGTTCGACGTCGTGCGGCTCGGCGGCGCCGGGATGGGCGCGCAGCACCAGCGGGGTCAGGAACGCGCCGCGCTCGGGCGCGGCGTCGGGATCGCCGATCACGAGATCGGAGGAGGCGCGCAGCGCCTCGACGGCCTTGCGGACCTCGTCGCGCTGGCCGAGGCTCGCGAGCGCGCCCATCCGGACGTCGGGGTCGCGCGGGTCACCGACGGTGATCGTGGCCAGCTTGTCGCGGAGACCCTCGATCACCGCGTCGGCCCGGTTCTCCGGGACGAGCACCCGCCGGATCGCGGTGCATTTCTGGCCGGCCTTGACGGTCATTTCGGTGACGACGCCCTCGAGGAACAGGTCGAACTCGGGGTCGTCGGGAGTGACGTCGGGGCCGAGGATCGAGCAGTTCAGCGAGTCGGCCTCGACGCCGAGCACCACTCCCCCGTCGACGACGTTGGGGTGGCGGCGGAGGATGCCCGCGGTGTGCGCGGAACCGGTGAACGCGACCGAATCCTGCACGCTCAGCTCGTCGAGGAGGCGGCCGGCGCTGCCCGCGATGAGCTGCAGCGAGCCCTCGGGCAGGAGTTGCGCCTCGATGATGCGGCGGACCGTCAGCTCGGTGAGGTACGCGGTCTGGCTCGCCGGCTTGACGATCGTCGGGAGCCCGGCCAGGAACGCCGGCGCGAGCTTCTCGAGCATGCCCCAGACCGGGAAGTTGAACGCGTTGATCTGTACCGCGACGCCGGGCCGGGACGTGAAGAGGTGCTGGCCGACGAACGTGCCCCCCTTGCCCAGGCGCTCGGGTGCGCCGTCGAGGATCACGGTGTCGTTCGGGAGTTCGCGGGTGCCCTTGCTCGCGAAGCTGAACAGCGTGCCGATGCCGCCGTCGACGTCCACCGCCGTGTCGCGGGTGGTGGCGCCGGTGTGGAAGGACAGCGCGTAGAGCTCGTCCTTCTGCTCGGTGAGGTGCTTGGCGACGGCCTTGAGCAGGGCGGCGCGCTGGTGGAACGTGAGGGCTCGGACGGCCGGACCACCGACCTCGCGGGCGTACGTCGTCATCGCGCCAACGTCGAGACCGCGGCCGGAGATGCGGGCGACCTCCTCGCCGGTGGCCGCGTCGAGCAGCGGCTCGCCCTCGTCCGAGGCGCGGAACCAGTGGCCGGCGGCGTAGCTCTCGAGCATGACGCTCCTTCTGTGGAAGGCGGGTTGCGCGAAGCAGCGGGCTCGTGCCACCGTAATACAGACCGATCGTTAAGTAAATCCCGGAGGGGCCATGACGCTCGACTTGCAGGAGAAGTTCGACGCCGTCATCGCGCACCACGACCGCATCGAGCCGCGCGACTGGATGCCCGAGGGCTACCGCAAGACGCTCGTGCGGCAGATCGCCCAGCACGCGCACTCCGAGATCATCGGCATGCAGCCCGAGGGCAACTGGATCGGCCGTGCTCCCTCGCTGCGCCGGAAGGCGATCCTGCTCGCCAAGGTGCAGGACGAGGCCGGCCACGGCCTGTACCTGTACGCCGCCTGCGAGACGCTGGGCGTCTCCCGCGACGAACTCGTCGAGATGCTGCTGACCGGCAGACAGAAGTACTCCTCGATCTTCAACTACCCGACGTTGTCCTATGCCGACGTCGGGACGATCGGCTGGCTGGTCGACGGCGCGGCGATCTGCAACCAGGTGCCGCTCTGCCGCACGTCGTACGGCCCGTACGGGCGGGCGATGATCCGCATCTGCAAGGAGGAGTCCTTCCATCAGCGGCAGGGCTACGAACTGCTCCGGACGATGATGGGCGGCACGGACGCGCAGCGACAGATGGTGCAGGAATCTGTGGATAGGTTCTGGTGGCCGTCGCTGATGATGTTCGGCCCGCCCGACGAGGAGTCGCCGAACAGCGCGCGGTCGATCGCCTGGGGCATCAAACGCAACGGCAACGACGAGCTGCGCCAAAGGTTCGTCGACATGACCGTGCCGCAGGCCGAGGCGCTCGGCGTCACGCTGCCCGATCCGGAGCTGCGCTGGAACGACGAGCGCGGCCACTACGACTTCGGGGCGCCCGACTGGGCCGAGCTCGCCGCGGTGATCCGGGGTGACGGTCCCTGCAACGCCCAGCGCCTGGCCCACCGCCGGGCCGCGCACGACGACGGCGCCTGGGTGCGCGAGGCCGCGACCGCGTTCGCCGAGCGGAGCGCGCGGTGAACCGCCGGGACTGGCCCCTCTACGAGGTGTTCGTCCGCGGCAAACGCGGGTTGAACCACGTGCACGTCGGGTCGCTGCACGCGCCCGACGACACGATGGCCCTGCGCCACGCCCGCGACGTCTACACCCGGCGCAACGAGGGCGTCAGCGTGTGGGTGGTGCGGGCCGACGCGATCACCGCGTCCAGCCCGGACGAGAAGGACCCGCTGTTCGCCCCGAGCGGCGACAAGGTCTACCGCCACCCGACGTTCTACGAGATCCCCGCCGACGTTCCGCACATGTGAGGTCTGAGATGGACAGCGTGTACGACGGGCTCCTGGAAGGTGACTCCTCCCAGTGGGCGTTCGGTACCTCGTTCGAGGACCCGTTGGCCGGGGTCGACACGACGGTCCCGTCCGGCGTCGAGCCGGCCGAGCTCGCCGCTTACTGTCTGATGCTCGCGGACGACGCTCTGGTCGCGTCCGCCCGGCTCTCGGAATGGTGCAGCCGGGCGCCGGAGCTCGAAGAAGACATCGCGCTGGCGAACATGGCGCTCGATCTGTTGGGCCAGGCGCGGTTGTTGCTGGCCCGAGCGGCGGCGGCCGATCCCGCGGTGGTGCCGCTGCTGCCCGCCGGTTCGCCGGTTCCCGCCGAGGATGCGCTCGCCTTCTTTCGGGACGTCGACGAGTTCCTGAACGTGCGGCTCGCGGAGGCGCCCAATGGGGACTTCGCGCACGTGGTGGTGCGGATTCTGCTGTTCTCGTCGGCTCGGTTGGCGGTGTTGCAGCGGTTGCGGGGGTGCGGTGACGCGGTGCTGGCGGCGGTGGCGGCCAAGGGGGTGAAGGAGCTGACGTATCACCGGGACTGGTCGGGGCGGTGGTTCTTGACGCTCGCGCGGGGCACTGACGAGTCTTCGCGGCGGTTGCGTGGGGCGCTGGATTCGCTGTGGCCGTTCTATCCGGAGTTGGTGGTGGAGCCGCCGGCGGTTTGTGGGGTATTGGGGGTCGACTTCGGTGGGCTGGGGGCGGAGGTCGATGGGGTGCTGGATCTGGTGTTCGAGGTGAGTGGGGTGGAACGGCCGCGGGGTGGGGGGTTGGCTGGGGCTGTTGGGCGGGATGGGGTTCATACGGAGGCGTTGAGTCGGTTGTTGGCGGAGATGCAGGTGGTGGCTCGGGCGCATCCGATGGGGTGTTGGTGACGGTGGGCGGGGTTGGGGTCGAGGGGAGTGCGGTCGGGGCGGCCGGAGCCCAGGCC comes from the Cryptosporangium phraense genome and includes:
- the paaB gene encoding 1,2-phenylacetyl-CoA epoxidase subunit PaaB, coding for MNRRDWPLYEVFVRGKRGLNHVHVGSLHAPDDTMALRHARDVYTRRNEGVSVWVVRADAITASSPDEKDPLFAPSGDKVYRHPTFYEIPADVPHM
- the paaZ gene encoding phenylacetic acid degradation bifunctional protein PaaZ → MLESYAAGHWFRASDEGEPLLDAATGEEVARISGRGLDVGAMTTYAREVGGPAVRALTFHQRAALLKAVAKHLTEQKDELYALSFHTGATTRDTAVDVDGGIGTLFSFASKGTRELPNDTVILDGAPERLGKGGTFVGQHLFTSRPGVAVQINAFNFPVWGMLEKLAPAFLAGLPTIVKPASQTAYLTELTVRRIIEAQLLPEGSLQLIAGSAGRLLDELSVQDSVAFTGSAHTAGILRRHPNVVDGGVVLGVEADSLNCSILGPDVTPDDPEFDLFLEGVVTEMTVKAGQKCTAIRRVLVPENRADAVIEGLRDKLATITVGDPRDPDVRMGALASLGQRDEVRKAVEALRASSDLVIGDPDAAPERGAFLTPLVLRAHPGAAEPHDVEPFGPVSTVLTYDGTAEAVALAARGRGSLAASVVTHDPRVAREVVLGLAPWHGRVLVLDRDDAKESTGHGSPLPVLVHGGPGRAGGGEELGGVRAVVHHLQRTAVQASPDLLTAITGRWTTGAAQRVDAVHPFRKSLADLRVGDTIRSAARTVSREDIDHFAEFTGDTFYAHTDAAAAAKNPLFGGIVAHGYLVVSLAAGLFVEPSPGPVLANYGVDNLRFLTPVKAGDTIAVTLTVKDISPRATADYGEVRWDAVVTNQGGAPVATYDVLTLVAKTWPAS
- the paaC gene encoding 1,2-phenylacetyl-CoA epoxidase subunit PaaC, with product MDSVYDGLLEGDSSQWAFGTSFEDPLAGVDTTVPSGVEPAELAAYCLMLADDALVASARLSEWCSRAPELEEDIALANMALDLLGQARLLLARAAAADPAVVPLLPAGSPVPAEDALAFFRDVDEFLNVRLAEAPNGDFAHVVVRILLFSSARLAVLQRLRGCGDAVLAAVAAKGVKELTYHRDWSGRWFLTLARGTDESSRRLRGALDSLWPFYPELVVEPPAVCGVLGVDFGGLGAEVDGVLDLVFEVSGVERPRGGGLAGAVGRDGVHTEALSRLLAEMQVVARAHPMGCW
- the paaA gene encoding 1,2-phenylacetyl-CoA epoxidase subunit PaaA, which gives rise to MTLDLQEKFDAVIAHHDRIEPRDWMPEGYRKTLVRQIAQHAHSEIIGMQPEGNWIGRAPSLRRKAILLAKVQDEAGHGLYLYAACETLGVSRDELVEMLLTGRQKYSSIFNYPTLSYADVGTIGWLVDGAAICNQVPLCRTSYGPYGRAMIRICKEESFHQRQGYELLRTMMGGTDAQRQMVQESVDRFWWPSLMMFGPPDEESPNSARSIAWGIKRNGNDELRQRFVDMTVPQAEALGVTLPDPELRWNDERGHYDFGAPDWAELAAVIRGDGPCNAQRLAHRRAAHDDGAWVREAATAFAERSAR